TCAAGTCCGAATTTCAAAACGAGCCCGAAAGCAGAAAACAGAAAgtagagaagaggagataGGATCAGGCAATTGCTTGGGTACGGCTGGGCAGAACCGCATCCGCTGGGTCCCAAGAGAGGTCGCAGCTGTAGTTCCCATAGGCAGTTTGATGTTGTAGGATACCATGCACATGAAACTGACAACAGTAGTGTTGGGCCTAGCAATCTTCCAGATTTCTTAAGTAAGTATCGGGTGTCCGAGGGGCGTGGGAGTTACCGCCGCCGCTTGTCTCTAGTTTTCGCCATCGGTTGTTCTGAAATTAGTAGGCCTAGGTATAAAAGCCACAGGATGACGTGTTGAGCTGGAAGCTGATATCCAgcttacttttttctttcattcaaATAGTTAGCCTGCTGCCTTTCGTTGAACCTCGATCCTGGTTCACGCCTCTCTGCACTCATCATGACCCTGGTATCCATCGTCAGCTCCTTTAGCAGGATGAGCCTTGCTCCCATCTTTAGCACTCCTGTAGCAAATACATCATCTTTCAATGCTTCGTCTTTCGCTACCAATCTCAGAggggatgatgctgcgggAGGAGACAGCAGCTCAAACATTCCTTTTGTTGCTGGCGGCATGGTAGATACCATACTCACAACGACCGGTCACGCTTCGCCTCTCGCACAACTCGTCCTTTTCGTTTATCGACTTCTGGGCACACAGTTCGGTCTGGATCCGTCAATGGTACTGGCCATTTTAGGTTTCGTATGGGGTGCCTTGAAGATTGGTTCCCAGATCTATGACTCTATTCAGCGATTTGTTGACGACTATCTCATGTGCGCCATGTATGTCTCTGAAGACGACCACATATATATGCATCTGATGAAATGGTTATCTCACCATCCGAGTATAAAAAACAACCAATATCTTATGGCTCAAACCGTTTGGAAGAGCGCttgggaggaagaggacgaacTAGAAGGCGCACTATTCTGGACGAATGGTGGCGAAGTTGACGGTGGCGATAACATGTACCTGAACTTTTCTAATCAAGCAGCTAAATCGGTACGTATTTGTTGGTGAAAAGGTGACTTGAGAAACGATGTAAGCTGACGTATATGCCTATAGAGTCCTAGATTTGTTCCTGCTATGGGTTCAACGGCATTTTGGCACAAGGGAACATATTTCAGAGTCTATCGGAAGAAGGAGTCGTTCGTCAATACTCACTCATGGGGAGGCCCGATGAAGGATCTCGAAGAGGTTAGGATCTCGTGCTTTGGACGCTCAATAGGTCAGTATGCTGGGCCCTTCCTCTTAAACTAGTCACTGACCGTTGTGCAAAGACCCCATCAAACAATTACTATCGGATGCCAAAGCCCTGTATTACAATGACACTCGTCAAAAAACAACCATCTACCGCCCGAGGGTCAAGGAGCAGCGGCGAGACCATAACATGTGGCAGCAAGTGGCACGACGCCCTGTAAGACCCATGTCAACAGTTGTGCTAGATTCTTGCGAAAAACATGATATTCTGTCCGACATCAACGAGTATCTGCATCCTTCGACGCCACGATGGTACGCATCTCGTGGAATTCCGTTGAGGCGAGGTTATCTCTTCCATGGACCACCAGGCACCGGCAAGACcagcttttcctttgcaTTAGCGGGCGTATTTGGCATTGATATCTATGTCATTAGTCTGCAGGACCCCGGCGTGAACGAAGAAGACTTGGCGACATTATTCACTAAACTGCCACGAAGATGCATAGTCCTTCTGGAAGATATTGATACCGCAGGCCTGCGACGAGACCCCAGTGCAGAGAACGAGGATAAAGCAGAAGATGATAAAAGCGaagacaagaacaaaaaggataaaaaaagaagcaaaagcgcAAGGCGGAGACCAGTGATAGCGAGTCGGAGAGCGAACCAGAaaggaagccgaagaagcgaAGCTCTAGAAAGAAGGGCTTCGGCAAGAGTAATCCTGCAGCTTTGGAAGGCATATCTTTATCCGGACTTCTGAATGCTATTGACGGCGTCGCATCTCACGAAGGCCGAATTCTCATTATGACGACCAATAAACCCGAGGCTCTTGATGAGGCATTGATTCGCCCTGGAAGAGTAGACGTTCAAGTCAATTTCAGCAATGCCACCAGCGTCCAGGCCGGTGAGCTCTTCCATCGAATGTATGAGGCGTCTCGCATGAAGGAGACGACAAAGACGGTAAACGGCACGGCAAGAGTGGAAGAGGTGGTAGAAAAGACGAACGACCAGCCAACAGCCAGGCACTGTCTTGATGAATTAGACTCTGTCACAGCTGAAGATATGAAAGAGATAGCGGAGGAGTTTGGTCGAAGAATCCCAGAAGGCATCTTCTCCCCGGCAGAGATCCAAGGGTTCCTCCTCAAGCGCAAAAAGTTCCCGCGCCGAGCGCTGGACGAGGTATCAGAATGGGTGGAGGCTTCACTGCGACAGAAAGAGGCGAATTCCAAAGTCTTGACCGTTCAATGAAGTCTTTGAGATGATGGATCTGGTGCTAGAACCTGGATTCCATCATTGATTAATAAAGGGGCGAAGTAATTTGCAGTGTCACGCATGGTGTAGATGCCACGGAGAGTCCGGTATTGGTGTTGGGGATCTGTAAttgtcttttcttgtctttttgcaTAGTCCGTTTTTCGATATATCCTATTGCTTGGCCATGATTGATTTAATAACGCAACATTGTCGAATTCGTTCCAATTTGTGCAgatgtgatgaagatgaagaaagtgACTTGTATCGTCGTCCTTCCAGGCAGTCGCTCTTGGGTGGGCAGCAGGTACGTACAGCCAAGTACAGTCAGCCAACCCCACGTCCTGAATCTCTCACAAAGGTACAAGCTACATGCAAGTGCCACCATCCCTCACATCAAATCATCGCTGCCGCATCTCGTCCGCTTCCACCTGAGAGTCCCCATATCGCACATCGCAGAGACAGCAATGCGCCGCTATTCCGCCCGGTAATCGCTAGCTTCAGGATGTCGTCCCTCCCCTCAAACGCCTCCACGGGCAAAGATTCCGGCCTCCGCGTGCCCAGCAATGGCAAAACCATCTACCACCGCCCGCTCAATCGCACCAAGGCGTCCGAGCTCAGCCAGGccagctttgcctttttgttctCCGAGATGGTCGCATATGCGCAGAAGCGCGTCAAGGGAATCCAAGAGCTGGAGCACAGGTATGTCCATCTGAGCATCCGCACTTCCTCGTATCCTCTCTAGAATCAGACAACTAATGTTGCCTGACACACTCTAGACTCAACGTTCAGGGCCACTCTATAGGCATCAAGCTACTCGATCTTCTCCTCTACCGCGAGCCTGTTCGCACGCAGCTGCGGCCCCAAAACATAGTTGCCCTCCTCCACTTCGTCAAACAAAACGTATGGCAGCATCTCTTCGGCCGACAAGCGGACAGACTGGAGAAGTCGACGGATGCAGAGAAGCCGGACGAGTACATGATTATCGACAACGAGCCGCTCGTCAACCAATACATTAGCGTACCCCGCGAAATGAGCCAGTTAAATTGCGCCGCCTTTGTGGCTGGAGTCGTGGAAGGGGTATGTGACGGCGCAGACTTCCCCGCAAGGGTGACGGCACATACTGTCGGAGAGGGCGAGATGTGGCCCGGAAAGACTGTTTTCCTGGTCAAGTTTAGGAGCGAAGTGGTAGAGAGGGAGGCTTTCTTGGCGAAGAGCTGATTTTGAGCGCTTTGATATGGCTGAgtcaagagcatcaaggAAGACGGAGTTTGAAAGAAAGGGCACAATGGAATGGAGTTTTGGAGTTGGTAGTTTGGTCAGCAATCGTCTGCTTTGATTGATTAGTAGACAGATTCGACATTTTAATGTAGCTTGTTTGCACAATGTAAAACTGATGACATTTAGAGATCCGATTGATAATCATAGCTTCCCAGCCGTCCTAACGCCATGCCAGTCTCCAAATTGGTAGAGCTTCTACACCCACTTGATTCAAAATGTACAAATGTCCCATCATCCTGActcgcaaagaaaagaaagaaagaaaccaCATTCACCGCGGTAACGCCTTTGACGCCTTGCTCGGCCCAGCAGCCTTGCTCTCTGAGCTGGGCCCTTTTCTCATCAAATCCGACAAGCCCAGGTCTTTCCACGCGGACTCCTTGACGCGCTGCGTCGCGCGCTGGATCCCAAATGCTGCGTGCTGATCGGGTACCacgtcatcctcgtcttctggGTTGATAGGCCGGTGCTGAGGCGGGACGTAAATCTCGTCGTCGGGGAGCTTGTCCTTGCAGAAGTCCTCGAAGAGATCCGCGTCGCCGGAGCGATGCATGTGCACGTAGTTGAAGCACGAGTCTTTGTTCTAGATTGTACGTGTTAATTATGGAGTGAGACAGAGATGTTGGGCTTAATTGAAAATACCATGGTGAAAATATGTGAAATATGATTAAAGCTTTGgtattgttgttgttatcTTGGTTGTGATCGATATGGAGGAGTCCAAGTATGAGCTCAAAGCTCACTGCACCAGGGACTGTAGTGGGGTGATATCTTGAAGCACAGGGCACTTACAGGGCGAGAAGCGCTAAACGAATTGCCGTCAGAGCTCAGCCATCAATTCCGAATCAAGCATATTATAAGAAAACAATCCAGTTAtccaaaataaaaaagaagaagaaaaaagaaaaagaagaaaaaagaaaaaaaaaaaaaaaagaaaagaaaagaaaagaaaagaaagaaaagagaaaaaaaattgtaaGAATAATATGCAAAAGATGTATATAACTAAATTCTTGAAATTAACCTGTGCTCACTGCCGCTACATTTCTGGGCTTCAGATCTGATGCCGCAATCTTCGTAGCAGCTGCACATACATAAAGGAAACTCGCCCCAGAtaatcttttctttatcaCTACAAGTCATCGAATGTCGCCTGAGCTCAAGTTATCCGTACAAACTTGTTTCATTTAAGCTGCTAGCTCTATGTTCTGAAATCACAAAGCTACCTTACCCCTATCGTACAATATCTGACTCTCCTCAACCTTACAGATACTTCTCATGCACACGAATCGTCTTCTTGTTGACAAACTCGTGGAATCCAAGCTCGCCCAGCTCTCTACCGAAACCAGAGTTCTTGACGCCTCCAAATGCAAGGCCGGGGTGGCCATTGAGTCCAGA
This portion of the Trichoderma atroviride chromosome 6, complete sequence genome encodes:
- a CDS encoding uncharacterized protein (EggNog:ENOG41), encoding MNKDSCFNYVHMHRSGDADLFEDFCKDKLPDDEIYVPPQHRPINPEDEDDVVPDQHAAFGIQRATQRVKESAWKDLGLSDLMRKGPSSESKAAGPSKASKALPR